In Lycorma delicatula isolate Av1 chromosome 10, ASM4794821v1, whole genome shotgun sequence, a genomic segment contains:
- the LOC142331672 gene encoding uncharacterized protein LOC142331672, with product MILYKFLCIYFAFHFEIFCIKCEDEDSYSYSGSKVQASFKHSLKRSTGIVFDSLKEIEGSKMSHLEECNKTNELFKVNESCLETIEDFASKFDPMMKAMENLPNNQNKMDAIYFIGMTGSGKSTLVQILGGDNFKIYSKKITKGEENDEKNSEEEEEEETEDENEGSGKYIIVDSHDKIGGETVVSKTLYPEILFDSETGYILIDNPGFEDTRSPVHELVTLYSMKKALQRTGRIKIAIVETYASLQTGIYRENFVRLLKNVAGFLHNIRKFEKSIYLIGTKAENSAYLKNGKYTLSSDKTLIKNVAEFLKSILPEFSDRSIMKATTDENNSLNFNSLEITKILLEKYGKSSYSRIKILRTPMKEGPIASIPELQTERQKIRNMLLNNRNFVETDINDFGFTLSAEAKIYLGKLFKNFNLFVSEVSKVITLYFLNRYETLIRSVSIDEGLKMYNDFKIDFKLLTNEIGLSESGTHFVKIMNDFSKNNNLTIYCFDSFENILKFDALLSGLEGTNNVINAKYDPLSWNATMNIADDIIENKIEEYNLLNEAIEILSLYEHQKNRKLLAFRNTNDSDIETNVKTFLGNNTFKTDYNRTKIDRIFIDKFELLLNVLLKHEIEYECGYDTLVIKSYNILLSELDEAFNNCRDTKRIVILARNILFIDKDLTGDRFKSKDLIMIAPIWNVIGKRAIDVSGINGQQTPSQAPYGTIGIDGYNGEDAGNVFGIGMNFNNGINLLIKANGGDGSKGQDGGDGQQGIDGVDGFHPSEKLDNSLLVTVIFNSVTDVYIERGSTGTAGGNSGVGGKGGSGGKRGSVIIYSTKPIDSEVSIETSDGKVGQNGLDGKPGKGGKMGCDVIRKEKLKFVLSIPVYQSEPKEFVQCERFNPDGIVEGATGSRDAKIRYPKKEVCVDISNYEEYFRNTLTLKIKNNIVLSFIDRLNKLKYKPFCF from the exons atgattttgtaTAAATTCCTTTGTATTTATTTcgcttttcattttgaaattttctgcaTAAAATGTGAAGATGAAGATTCATATTC gtACAGCGGTAGTAAAGTACAAGCTTCTTTCAAGCATAGTTTAAAGAGATCGACTGGAATTGTGTTtgattcattaaaagaaattgag GGAAGTAAAATGTCGCATcttgaagaatgtaataaaacgAATGAATTGTTTAAAGTAAACGAGAGTTGTTTAGAAACGATTGAAGATTTTGCGAGTAAATTTGATCCGATGATGAAAGCCATGGAAAACTTAccgaataatcaaaataaaatggacGCGATATATTTTATCGGAATGACCGGCTCCGGTAAATCGACATTAGTGCAAATATTGGGAggtgataattttaaaatctattctaaaaaaattacaaaaggtgAAGAAAACGATGAGAAAAACagcgaagaagaagaagaagaagaaacggAAGATGAAAATGAAGGTAGTGGTAAATATATTATCGTTGATAGTCATGACAAAATCGGCGGAGAAACCGTCGTTTCAAAAACTTTGTatcctgaaattttatttgacagCGAAACAGGATACATCCTAATCGATAACCCAGGTTTTGAGGATACACGAAGCCCGGTCCATGAATTAGTAACATTATATTCTATGAAAAAGGCTCTTCAGCGTACCGGCAGAATTAAAATAGCGATCGTCGAAACGTATGCTTCGTTACAAACCGGTATATATAGAGAGAATTTTGTacgtttattgaaaaatgttgcaggatttttacataatatacgaaaatttgagaaaagtatttatttgatcGGAACGAAGGCCGAAAATTCAGCTTATTTAAAAAACGGCAAGTATACGCTTTCTTCggataaaactttaataaaaaatgtcgctgaatttttaaaaagtatcttaCCTGAGTTTTCCGACAGAAGTATTATGAAAGCGACAACGGATGaaaataattcgttaaattttaattctttagaaaTTACTAAAATTCTATTAGAAAAATACGGAAAGAGTTCATattctagaataaaaatattaagaacgcCTATGAAAGAAGGACCGATCGCAAGTATTCCAGAATTACAAACGGAAAGACAAAAAATTAGGAACATGTTATTAAACAACCGTAATTTTGTAGAAACAGATATAAATGATTTCGGTTTTACTTTGTCTGCGGAAGCAAAAATTTATctgggaaaattatttaaaaattttaatctatttgtttcggaagtatcaaaagttattacgttatattttttaaaccgttACGAAACGTTAATACGTTCTGTTTCGATCGACGAgggattaaaaatgtataacgattttaaaatagattttaagttaTTAACTAATGAAATCGGATTATCGGAAAGCGGtactcattttgtaaaaataatgaacgatttttcaaaaaacaacaatttaacgATATACTGTTTcgatagttttgaaaatattttgaagttcgaTGCGCTTTTATCCGGTTTGGAAGGTACGAATAATGTAATTAACGCTAAATACGATCCGCTATCGTGGAATGCGACGATGAACATCGCCGATGATATAATCGAAAACAAAATCGAAGAATATAATCTCCTAAATGAAGCTATTGAAATTTTATCTCTTTACGAACACCAAAAAAATAGGAAGTTACTTGCTTTTCGAAATACTAACGATTCCGATATCGAAACGaacgttaaaacatttttaggaaACAATACGTTTAAAACCGATTACAATCGTACAAAAATCGATCGAATTTTTATCGACAAATTTGAATTGTTATTAAACGTTTTGTTAAAACACGAAATCGAGTACGAATGCGGATACGACACGCTTGTAATTAAAAGTTACAATATACTGCTAAGCGAATTAGACGAAGCGTTTAATAATTGTCGCGATACAAAAAGAATTGTAATATTAGCgcggaatattttatttatcgataaagATCTAACCGGTGATCGCTTCAAAAGTAAAGACTTAATAATGATAGCGCCTATATGGAACGTTATAGGTAAAAGAGCGATCGATGTTAGCGGAATAAACGGGCAGCAGACTCCTTCGCAAGCGCCTTACGGTACGATCGGAATCGACGGTTATAACGGAGAAGATGCAGGAAATGTTTTCGGTATCGGAATGAATTTTAATAACGGAATTAATCTTTTGATTAAAGCAAACGGGGGTGATGGCAGCAAAGGTCAAGACGGTGGCGACGGTCAACAAGGAATTGACGGGGTCGACGGTTTTCATCCGTCGGAAAAGTTAGATAATAGTCTGCTAGTCACTGTTATTTTCAATTCAGTTACAGACGTTTATATAGAAAGAGGGTCGACTGGAACGGCCGGCGGTAATAGCGGTGTCGGAGGAAAAGGCGGCTCCGGTGGAAAAAGAGGATCGGTTATAATTTATAGTACAAAACCGATCGATAGTGAAGTTTCTATAGAAACAAGCGACGGAAAAGTCGGACAAAACGGATTAGACGGAAAACCTGGAAAAGGGGGCAAAATGGGTTGCGatgtaataagaaaagaaaaattaaaatttgtactttcTATTCCGGTATACCAATCGGAGCCTAAAGAATTCGTACAATGCGAAAGATTTAACCCGGACGGGATCGTAGAAGGCGCTACTGGAAGTCGGGACGCGAAAATAAGATACCCGAAAAAGGAAGTTTGTGTCGATATTTCGAACTACgaagaatattttagaaatacactgactttaaaaattaaaaataacatcgtACTGAGTTTTATCGATCgactgaacaaattaaaatataagcccTTTTGCTTCTAA